The following is a genomic window from Pseudomonas sp. FP2335.
TTTTCGCGCAGCCCCAGCTTGGGCAGTGGGCCTGCAAGCGGCTGGCGTCACCCAGGGGCGCCACGGTGAAGCGCTCCAGTTCGATCTGCGGCAAGGCGCGCAGGGCGGTTTCCAAGGCATACACCTGGCGGCTGATCCCCGATTGCGGCGAGGTGCCGACGGTGCGGTAGTCCAGGCCTATACGCATGTGGGCTCCTTGCGTTTGAGCGGCACGAGGCTGGCGTACACCTGCTCCAATTGGCTGGCGGCGACGCTCCAGTCATGGGCCCGGCGCACATACGCACGTCCGGATTCCCCCATGGGCGCGGCCGCTTCGGGAAATTGCAGCAGGCGCACCACGGCATCCGCCAGGGCGGACGCGCTTTGGCCGCCGAGGTAGTCCAGGCCCTCCACCAGGTCCAGGCCCGACACACCTTGCGCGGTGCTTGCCAACGGCAGGCCGGCGGCCAGGGCTTCGAGCACCTTGAGCTTGGAACCGCCGCCATGGCGCAACGGCGCGAGGAACACCGAACTGCTCGATTGCAACGCCAGCAGGTCCGGCACGAAGCCTTGCCATTCGATGCGCGGGTCCGGCCAGCGCGTGCGCCAACTGCCGGGCATGCCAAAGCCGCACACGCTCATGCGCACATCGGGGCAACGCGCCCAGACCTTGGGCAGGATTTCATCCAGGGCCCACTCGATGGCGTCCACATTCGGTGCGTATTCATAGTTGCCGAGGAACAGCACACGGCGCGCCGACGGGTCGGGATGGGCCCGGGCGAAGTGGTCGCAATCCACGCCATTGACCACCACCGGCACCGGTTTGCCGGCGATGGTTTCGAGGACCTGTGCATCGCTGTCGGTCACGGCGATCACTTGAGTGGCCTGGCGCATCACCCGGCATTCCCAGCGCGCATAGCGCCACTGATCATAGCGAATGAACGGCAGCGCCCAACGCGGCAGGCGGTCGTAGGTGGCGGCGCCAAGGGCGGATTCGACGTTGTGCTCGGTCAGCACGAACGGCTGGGCCTTGCGCGCCAGTGCGCTTTCGTAGGGCTGGAAGGTGTAGCTGTGTTCGATCTGCACCACGTCCCACTGTTCGCCCAGCAGCCACTCGAAAGTGTCCTGCAATTGCCCCGACAGACCATTCACGCTGGCCAGCAGCGGATAGGGCGCGAGCAGCCCGGCGACCAGGGTCTTGACGCTGCGCAGCGGGCGACGCGGCAGCACGATCAGCTGTTCCAGGAAGGCTTCGAGCACCGCGCGATCGGCCGCTGCCACCGGGTGCTTGTCATGCAGCAACAGCGTGATCTGGTGCCCACGCGCCGCGAGGCTGCGCAGCAGGTGGAACTGGCGCGTCTTGCCACCGCTGGTGGCGGGCCAGGGCGAGTAGGGCAGGATCCATAAAATACGCATGGTCACTTAATCCCATAACAGAATTTGCAGGTTCGGCTTGACCGTCACGGTCAGGCCGTTGGTGCCGCTTACCGGGGTTTGCGTGCCGCGTAGCGGGTCGTACAGGGTCGCACTGGTCAGCCCGGGCAAGTGCGCGTTGCCGCCCTCGGCCGCCCAGAAGAACCATAGCTTGTGGCCGTCGGCGCGGGTCCAGCCGATGCTGAACAGGCCGTCGGGCAATTGGTCGGCGGCCGGTGGGTCGGCTGGGCTCAGGCTGGGGCCGCTGACATCCAGGAAATACTTCAGCGCGGTGTAGACCGGCTTGGGGTTGGCGTCGATGTCGAGCAAGCCGTAGAACCTGTCGCGCACGCTGGCGCGTTGGTCCAGGTCGCTGAGGGTGAACAGAAAGATCCTGTCGAAATCCATCGCGCTCATCAGCGCCACGCGCCGCACCACGTAATCGGCCTGTTGTTGCGGGGTGATCAGGTCTTGCGCGTCTTTCGGCCCCGGGTAGGTCGACCAGCCCCACTCGGTGCTCCACAGCGCCTGCACGCCGCCGTTGCGCAGGGCCTGGTTGAGCGCGCTGGTCTTGGCAATCAAATCCAGGTTGGACGGGTCGTTGCCTTCGGGCAACTGGGTGTAGGGGTGATAGGACACCACCGTGTTCAGGCTGGCCACGCCGAGGGCGCCGAGGGCGTTGAACATGGTCTGGCCGTTGGGCATTTCGCTGAAAAACGCCATGCCGGCGGCCACCACGGGTTTCGCCGGATTCACCCCGCGCAAGGCGCTCGCCGTGGCGGTCAACAGGCTGGCATAACCCGCCGGGTCGGCCGCCGGCCGCCAGAAGCCGAGCAGGTTGGGCTCGTTCCACACCTGCCAGGCGTCAACGCTGGGGTAGCGCTGGGACAGCAGCGCCATGCGTGTGGCGAACATGTTCGGATCGGCCGGCGGGTACTGGTCCTGATACGGCGCGCCAGCGGGCGCAGTGGTGGCGAAAGGGGCCGAACCGACCAGGTAGAACAGCGACTTGAGCTGGTTGTCTTGCAGCTTGCCGACCAACTGATCGAGGGTCGCGATCTGGTACTGGTTTTCCACGGGTTCCAGTTGATCCCAGTGCAGATCCAGGCGCACCCATTGCAGGCCCAGGGCCTTGAGGCGGTCGATCTGCAACTGGTAGCGCGCGGGGCTGAACCACAGGAACTGCGCGTTCACCCCCAGGAAATCCTTCCACACCACCTCCTTGCTGCCCTTGAGCACATGGTTCTCGGCGTCGGCTGGGCGCCCCCACATAAACGCGCCGAGGCCAAGGGCGGCGATCAACGCAAGGCTCGCCAGGTAGGTGTATCTACGTGCCATACGGGGCCCCCGCAATCGCCTGTTCAAACAGCTGCTTGAAGCGCTGCGCGGTCAGCGGCCACAGGCGTTCGCGGCCGATTTCCCCGGCACGTTCGGCCCAGTCCCGGACCAACGACGGCGTGCGTGCCAGGCGCAGCAATTGCGCGGTGAGGGCCGCGACGTCACCTTGTGGATAGATCGCGCCGTTGCCGCTGGCGACCTCTTCGGCAAACGCCCGCGCATCCGAGGTGATCGCCCCGCGCCCGCACGCGGCGGCCCAGGACAGGGCGCCACTGGTGCCGCGTTGGCGCCCGAGCAAGCCGAGTTTTTTCGATTCGCGATACGGCAACACCATCACATGGTGCGCCTGGATCGTCTGCGCAATCTCGGCCGCCGGCAGGTTCAGCCGCCAGTCGAGGGTGTCGGTGAGGCCCAGTGCGGCGATCTGGCTGTTCAACTGCTCCAGGTAATTACCGCCTGCGCCGAACGCCATCTCAGCGGCGGTGCCACCGGCCAGGGTCAGGCGCACGCGGCCGCGTAATTCGGGGGCTTGTTTGAACATGTCGGCCAGGGCTTGCAGCAGGTCTTCAATGCCTTTGCCGCGGTAGATAAAGCCGAAGTACAGCAGGTGCAGGGTGTCCAACGCCGGCAGCGGCGCGGGTGGGGTCGCCAGGTTGGCGTGGTTGATCACCGCGACTTTGCCGGGTGGCAATTGCATGCGCTGGGTCAGGCAATCGGCGCCGAGGCGGGTGAGGGTGATCAGGCGGGTCAGGCCTCTGGCGACTTGGCGTTCTTCGCGCAAGGTCAGTGGGTCGGCCAGCACCACCGCTGCTTGCGGCAACGGGCTGGGCAGGCGTTCCAGCAGGTTCAGCGGGAAGGGCAGCCGCTCGCGCCGCCAGACGATACGCTCGGGGTCATGCACCGTGGCGGTCAACGGTAGGGTCGGATGAGCCTTGCGCAATTCGCGCAGGGCCAGGAACTCGCCGAGCCGCCCGCCGCCCAATTCGGCGTGGACCAGGTCGACGCTCTGCCAATTGAACGCGGCGATGGCCTGCTGGATCGCCTGGGTACTTCCCTGCGCGCCGCTCAACGGTGTCGCCACCGTCACGCCCAACTGCTCCAGCGCCGTCTTGAAATGGTTCGCATAGTCGGCGATGCCGTTTTTTTCCGGCGGCAAAGGAGCCAGCAGGGCAATGCGCATCAGAACGCCCCCCGGTACTTGGCGATGGTTCGCAGGACCTTGGCCGGTACTTCGAATTTACGCCGGTTGATGATGATGCCATCGACCTTGCCGAACGCGGTGTTGAGGATCGACAACGCGTGCTCCACCACCGGCACCGTGCTTTTATGCGCTTCCACCACCAGTGCGATCAGGTCGGCGCGGCGCAGGGTGACAAACGCGTCGCGGTTATCCAGCAGGCCCGAGGCATCCAGCAGCACCACTTCGCCAGGCTCCGCCGGGGCGAGGCCGCCGACCCGTACGTTCACGCCGTTTTCCAGCAGCAGATGGCGCAGTTGCTCGACCACAAAGGTCACGCCTTCGCCGTGCCGCGCCGAGGTCAGCCCCAGGGTCAGGCCGTTCTGCGCAATGCGATCGGGTTTGAGCTGGCTGTACAGCCGGTAGATGCTGGCGTGGAATGCGTTGGTACTTTGCACAGTGCTGGTATCCAGCTCCGGCAAGGTGGTCCACAGCCGCAGGCCGAACTTGCGCTCCACCAGGCCGCCATCGTGGATACGCTGGTCAAGCAGGTAGCACAGGTAGATCACCAGCAGGCCGACGACGATGGCAAACGGAACCGCCAACACCAGCATCACCAGGGTTTTGGGGAAGATTCGCCCAGGGTTCAGAGTGGCTTCTTCGATCACCGCGATGTTGCTGATCTGGCTGTTGTCCAGCTCTCGGTCGATGCGCGATTTTTCCAGGTTGTCCACGTACAGCGCGTAGTTGCGCTCGGTGGCGTTCAGCTCGCGGGACAGGCGCGCCAGCTCCGGTTCAACCTCCAGGGCTTGGGTGCGTTGCGTCTCCAGGTTCAGCAATTGCTTCTGCTGTTGCACCAGCTGCGTGCGCAGTGCTTTGTTGTTGCTGGTTTCATCCAGCAGCACGCGCTGCAAGTGGATTTCCAAGGTGTTCGGCGCGCGGTTTTCCGAGGCTTGCACCGTGTTGCTTTCGCTGGCGACCTGGACCCGCATCGCCTGGATCGAGGCGTCCAGGGCTTTGACCGGCGGCGCGTTGTCGGTGTAGGTGCGCATCATGTCGGCCTTCTCCAGCAGCTTCTGGTTGAGCAGGCGACGCAAGTCCTGCTGCTGCGGGTTCAGGGCGATCTGGCGAACGGTGGTGACTTCCTTGGGCTGGCTCTTGAGCTGGGTGCGCGTGCTCTCGATGGCGCTGTCGGAAGAGGCGATCAAGCGCGTGGTGTTGAAGGTCTCGCCGCGCAATACGTTGATGCGCTCGGACAAGTCTTCAAGGCGGTCGGTGATGCTCGCCGCACCGATCTCGTTGAGGTGCTTGAGGATCTGCTCCTTGTAGCTCTTGATCTCGCTGGCGCTGTTACTCACCTGGCCTTCGTAGAACACGTAGAGGCTCTTGCGGCCCAAGGCCTCGGTGCGTTCGTTGATGTAGGTTTCGACCCAGTCCTTGACCACCGCCTGGGCGATCTCCGGATCACCCCAGGTAAAGCTGATGTCCATCACCGTGGAGCCGGCGGCGTGGCTGACATCGAAGCTCTTTTCCAGGCTGGCGGCCAAGCGTTCCACCGGGGTGGTTTTTTCGATGATGCCGATGGTTTCCAGCACCACGCGGATGCCGTCGAACACTGCGCCGATGCCTTTCTTGACGTAGTGCTTGGTGACTTTCAAGAAGCCTTCCGGCGGCGGCGCGTTATCGATCACTTCCAGGTAGTGCTCGGCGACTGCGCGCACGATGGGCCGCCCGGTGAGCAGGCGCTCTTCGTCGACAATCGGGTCGCGCTGGGTGCTGGGCATCACCAGCGCCTGACGGTTGCTGATCTCGATCGGCAAGGTTGAATCGCGCCCCGGCTTGACCAGCAGACGCGCGGTGGATTCGTACTTGGCCGGCAACAGGAACGCGCCGAGCAGGATGATCACCAGCGCGGCAATCGCCGCCAGCTTGAACTCGCGACGGAAGATGAAGAACAGGCGCAGAAGATCACGAAAAGAACGGATCTCGATCATGGGATGTCGCTCCTTTAGTTATTGCCGCCGCTGGTTCGGGTGTAGTTGTAGCCAACCCCGATCG
Proteins encoded in this region:
- a CDS encoding cellulase family glycosylhydrolase, which produces MARRYTYLASLALIAALGLGAFMWGRPADAENHVLKGSKEVVWKDFLGVNAQFLWFSPARYQLQIDRLKALGLQWVRLDLHWDQLEPVENQYQIATLDQLVGKLQDNQLKSLFYLVGSAPFATTAPAGAPYQDQYPPADPNMFATRMALLSQRYPSVDAWQVWNEPNLLGFWRPAADPAGYASLLTATASALRGVNPAKPVVAAGMAFFSEMPNGQTMFNALGALGVASLNTVVSYHPYTQLPEGNDPSNLDLIAKTSALNQALRNGGVQALWSTEWGWSTYPGPKDAQDLITPQQQADYVVRRVALMSAMDFDRIFLFTLSDLDQRASVRDRFYGLLDIDANPKPVYTALKYFLDVSGPSLSPADPPAADQLPDGLFSIGWTRADGHKLWFFWAAEGGNAHLPGLTSATLYDPLRGTQTPVSGTNGLTVTVKPNLQILLWD
- a CDS encoding glycosyltransferase gives rise to the protein MRIALLAPLPPEKNGIADYANHFKTALEQLGVTVATPLSGAQGSTQAIQQAIAAFNWQSVDLVHAELGGGRLGEFLALRELRKAHPTLPLTATVHDPERIVWRRERLPFPLNLLERLPSPLPQAAVVLADPLTLREERQVARGLTRLITLTRLGADCLTQRMQLPPGKVAVINHANLATPPAPLPALDTLHLLYFGFIYRGKGIEDLLQALADMFKQAPELRGRVRLTLAGGTAAEMAFGAGGNYLEQLNSQIAALGLTDTLDWRLNLPAAEIAQTIQAHHVMVLPYRESKKLGLLGRQRGTSGALSWAAACGRGAITSDARAFAEEVASGNGAIYPQGDVAALTAQLLRLARTPSLVRDWAERAGEIGRERLWPLTAQRFKQLFEQAIAGAPYGT
- a CDS encoding exopolysaccharide transport family protein, coding for MIEIRSFRDLLRLFFIFRREFKLAAIAALVIILLGAFLLPAKYESTARLLVKPGRDSTLPIEISNRQALVMPSTQRDPIVDEERLLTGRPIVRAVAEHYLEVIDNAPPPEGFLKVTKHYVKKGIGAVFDGIRVVLETIGIIEKTTPVERLAASLEKSFDVSHAAGSTVMDISFTWGDPEIAQAVVKDWVETYINERTEALGRKSLYVFYEGQVSNSASEIKSYKEQILKHLNEIGAASITDRLEDLSERINVLRGETFNTTRLIASSDSAIESTRTQLKSQPKEVTTVRQIALNPQQQDLRRLLNQKLLEKADMMRTYTDNAPPVKALDASIQAMRVQVASESNTVQASENRAPNTLEIHLQRVLLDETSNNKALRTQLVQQQKQLLNLETQRTQALEVEPELARLSRELNATERNYALYVDNLEKSRIDRELDNSQISNIAVIEEATLNPGRIFPKTLVMLVLAVPFAIVVGLLVIYLCYLLDQRIHDGGLVERKFGLRLWTTLPELDTSTVQSTNAFHASIYRLYSQLKPDRIAQNGLTLGLTSARHGEGVTFVVEQLRHLLLENGVNVRVGGLAPAEPGEVVLLDASGLLDNRDAFVTLRRADLIALVVEAHKSTVPVVEHALSILNTAFGKVDGIIINRRKFEVPAKVLRTIAKYRGAF
- a CDS encoding glycosyltransferase family 4 protein — its product is MRILWILPYSPWPATSGGKTRQFHLLRSLAARGHQITLLLHDKHPVAAADRAVLEAFLEQLIVLPRRPLRSVKTLVAGLLAPYPLLASVNGLSGQLQDTFEWLLGEQWDVVQIEHSYTFQPYESALARKAQPFVLTEHNVESALGAATYDRLPRWALPFIRYDQWRYARWECRVMRQATQVIAVTDSDAQVLETIAGKPVPVVVNGVDCDHFARAHPDPSARRVLFLGNYEYAPNVDAIEWALDEILPKVWARCPDVRMSVCGFGMPGSWRTRWPDPRIEWQGFVPDLLALQSSSSVFLAPLRHGGGSKLKVLEALAAGLPLASTAQGVSGLDLVEGLDYLGGQSASALADAVVRLLQFPEAAAPMGESGRAYVRRAHDWSVAASQLEQVYASLVPLKRKEPTCV